The Anabaena sp. PCC 7108 region ATCCCGCATTTCTGTCCAAGTAATTCCGTAATCTGATACTAGAAAACGGATTAGGTGGCTGTCTCCCAAGCTCACCATAAATGAAGCACTATTCATTTGGTCGCCACAGGTATAGCAAGAAGCCAAATAACCGCTCCGCTCTAGTACTATCGCCAAGGCTTGTAGGTTCATTACCAAGTCTTGGACAAATTGTCTATGTTGATGTGCCAGTCTTAGAAACACTTTTTTCCTCCAGACACCATAGTCATTTGAGTTTCTTTTATATTTTCTTTAGATTTTCTCATTCTTTGATATTGTAAACTATTCATCACAATTACCAGAGAACAGTAAAGTCTGTAATTGGGTAACTTGCTTAGGGTAGTGGATAACGATTTTATATGTCGTATCAAATTATTCAATTTGCAAGATGATAATTTCAGGAATAGTCCCCAAAATTAATATTGTCTCTAGACATTTTTGTCGTTGTTGCTCCTTACTTACAGCAATCAGCCTTCAGCGTAACTCAAATTTGGTACTAGTCAACTACAAAAAAGCCGCATATTACACTTTTATAGGCAGTTTACAGCACCATTAGAGGTATTCGTTTACTCTAGCGCGACTTTTTAGATTTTTACTTCTATCTCTAGATTAGTGAAATTCTTCTTTACATTACTGAAGTCGTGCTGAATAAAAAAGTAAAATTAATTGCACCCAACAAGCAAAGGTCAGATAGAGATTGATCTCAATTCCTGTTAAAAATCAATCATTAGGGCTGATGCAAGGACGCGGAGACACGGAGATTTTTGAATTACAAGTAGTAATTAAGCGAACTTGATACTATATCTTACAGCATCCTTAATATATCAATAGAAGACTATCAGGACTTACGCAACTGGCACATTGGTAGGGTGCGTCAGATATCAACAATCTGTTTATTTGCAGAATTTATGCAGTCTGACGCACCCTACAACAGATTTTTAGTGTGACACTTGGGTAAGTCCTAACTATGTATTCTTCTCTGTGTGAGACAAAAAAGTTGTGGTTCATTTCACTCAAAATTCTTGTAATTATCCTTGCTGTAGGCTTTCTTAGAGAAGCCATCTAGAAGCATCCAGAGTCTCCGTGTAAGGAATACAGCAAGTATCAATCTACTATTTGCCACCAACCGAAAGCCGGTCCAATAAACCGGATAGTTATCCATGCTACTACCATTAAACCAATGCCTATCCAAGCCCCACGAGTAGTTAAATTCACAAATAGTTCGGCTTGAGATTTAGTGATGGGAACCCAAGGTAAGATAGGAGTGTCTTGACCGTATTGTTCGCCAAGTGTGGTTTTCCGACGTTTTGCTTCACCCATAATTAGCAATTAAAAATTCAATTTAGGTTCTTAGTATATCTTCCCAGGCATCAGGACATCTGTATCTTTTTTAAAAATAAAGTTTGTCCTCATCGTCAAGGCAGTTGCTCTAAATCGATCATAGCTGTTGGTATGAGCCTGTGCTAGGGATAATCGATCAGGCAGAATCTTGCTCATTAGTCTGAGAGAATAGACTGGGATCGAGATAGTTCAAACGTGCCAGAGGGCTGAGGGAAGCGAGAATTTGTGCGCCGTAGCTGCGATAAACCACACGACTATCAAGTAAAGCCACAATACCCTGATTTTCGCGCACGGGTGCGATCGCTCTTTGTAATTCATTCAAAGCCGTGGGTAACAAATAGAGACGAAACCAGTCTTGGTGCGATCGCTTGTAATGAGCCACCCTACCAGCCACCAAAGGATTTTCCAAAGATGGTAAAGGCAAAGTTGCAATCATTAACAACCGAGGTGCAGGTAAAACAGTTTGATGCTCTCGCCAATATTCCCAACCAGTGACTAAAATACCATTTTCATCCAAACAAGTTTTTTCCACCTGTACCCGCGAGCCAAATTCAGAAGCCAAAATTGCCCCCACTCTTGACTTAAGCGGTACATCTCCCACCAATACCACCGTTAGTCCCAGGGACGTAGCACTCAAACACAACAGAGTGCGAACTTTATGGATAAATGCGGCTTGAAATTCTGGCGTATTGGGTAGAGGCAACTTATAAGGTACATAAAGTTGAATAGCTTCCCCATGATTATCAGATGAGAACTTCAAGCAAGTTACATCATCTAATCCTAAACGCTGACGAAATAAAGGAGCCTCTGTTTCTGATTCCAACGCACCACCAACTAAGACTACAGGTTGCCGCTGCCAAATAGGAGAAAGAATTTTTCCTAACTCAATTGGGGCATAGTGTAAAGAAAATAAACCTTGCCGACGGGTAATGGTAGCCCAGAAAAGAGGAGGAGAACCAGAAGAAATCGCGAGAAAATCATCTGTAAAGTTTTGGAATGTCTGCCAGAATTCTTGCCAAGTCTTTGGTAAGTCTGTTATGGAATCTAAACTAGAATACAGACGTTGTAAAATCTCGATTTCCGTTTGAGAAATGAGATAACAGTCATAGGGATTGGTGGGATGCTGAAATAACTCATGTGTCAGTTGTACCCTAGCTTCACGAATTATTTCTGCTTGCTGAGGACAAGCCAGCATCAGCTGATCCCAATCATGGGATTGAATCTCTTTTGTGAGTTGATGACGCACCCAATCTTCCAAATCGTCAACACCATCAATAATTGTGGGAATATTTGGGGGAAATGGGTTTTGATTAGCAAACTGACCCTTTAACCAAGCTTCTGGGGAAGTTAACAACAGCCCTTGAAACTCAGGACTAGGCCAAGCGTCACCACTTCTAATCGGTTTGTTCGCTGGTAGCCATTGCTGTAGCCGGGGAATTTCTAATAACAGTAAGCGTTGTTGCACAGTTTCTGTGGCAACAATGATTACAGGACCATGCCACATCAAGGCAGAGGCGACAAAACTTGTGCGATATCGCCCTTGATAACCACAAACTGCCCCTACTTGAATTAAAGCACTACGTCCCAAGCGCAAGGCACGTGCTACCAACCTTGCCATCGTTAAGTGATGGGGCCAGGAAGGAAACCCTGCCTGCGATCGCAGGAAGTTATGTAGTGACAAATGAACTTCTGCTTCAATCACACGCTTTTCATCCCATAACAAGTGACTTTTTCCGAACTGCCCCACTTCTATTATGTTGTCATTAGTCAGTGGTGATTAGTAATTGGTAATTGGTAATTGGTAAACTCCCTCCTGTCACCTGTTCCCTCTTCCCTGTCACCTGTCCCCAATTCCCTATTCCCTAAATTATGCCAACTTACAAAGGAATTTCCAGCGAAGCCTTTAAACATCCTCTAGACCGTCAAGCCGAACAAGCCCTACGCAGCTTACCAGGATTTGATCTAATCGCTCGTAAATTTGTGGAATTTGTCTATGAACGCCCTCAATTAATTTATCTAATGGGCAACAACATCCAAGTCGGACCGCGCCAATATTCCACTATTTACCAGATGTTTCGGGAATGTGTACGAGATTTGGACATTTACCCCGAACCTGCATTGTTTATTTCACACAACCCCCAGGCCAACAGCTACGCTTTAGGGCAGGAAAATCCTTACATAGTCCTCAACACAGGGATACTAGACTTACTGAACGAAGCTGAGATTCGGACGGTGTTAGCCCATGAACTGGGGCATATTAAATGTGGTCATACCATTTTAATTCAAATGGCGATGTGGGCAATGAGTGCCGCTTCCATTATTGGTGAATTAACCTTCGGTTTAGGCAATTTCGTCAGTCAAGGCTTGATTTATGCATTTTTTGAATGGCGACGCAAAGCCGAATTAAGCGCAGATCGCGCAGCTTTGCTAGTCATGGATGATTTAGACCCAGTCATGTCATCCATGATGAAAATCTCTGGCGGTAGTAACAAATATGCTAATGAATGTAGTTTGCAAGAATTTATCCAGCAGTCTGAAAAATATCAAGCATTAGATGATGATGGTTTGAATCAAGTATATAAATTTTTGATGTATAATGGCGCTCAAGGCATGATGCTTAGTCATCCATTCCCAGTGGAACGCGTACATTATTTACGAACTTGGGCAGTATCAGAAGAATATCAGCAAATCAAGCGTGGTAACTATCAACAAACACCAGCAGATGGAGCAGTAAATGTCAAAGTTGAAACAACCGAAAATGAAGCCGACAAACTGCGAGAGCAAATTGAAAAATTGCAACAAGAAATTGACAAAATGAAAAAGTCAGATTAGATGACTGGGGACAGGTGACATTAAGAAGGGAATAAAAGGAAATTTGTCCATACCCAATCCCCAGTCCCCAGTCCCCAATTAACTTTCGGGTTCACAATCGGGAACACCTTCTCTAAATACTCGACTAGCAAGAATATCAACCGCTTCGATAGTAATTAAATCTTGCTTGTTCAACTTTTTACCACTGCTTAATAAACGATTAGCTTGACGCAAACGCGCTCTATCTATAGCATTACGGACACTGCGAGCATTGGCAAAATGGGGCATTGTCTTCCGTTTAATTAAATATTCTCTAAAAGCTGTTTCCGCTTCTGGGCTAAAACAATAGTTTTGACTTTTGACTATAGATTGGGCGATAATCATCAAATTATCAACACTGTAATCATTAAATTCAATATGAATCCCAATCCGCGAATTCATACCCGGATTACTATGAAAAAAATGCTCCATTTGGGTTTTATAACCAGCGAGAATGACAACTAAATCATCACGCTGGTTTTCCATCACCTGCATGAGAATTTCAATGGCTTCTAAACCAAAATCTCCTGGATGGTCTGGACGGTATAAAGTATAAGCTTCATCGACTAATAAAACACCACCCATCGCATTATTTAAAACTTCTCTAGTTTTGGGTGCAGTTTGTCCAATACCTTGGCCAACTAAATCATCTCGCGTTACCAACATCACGTGTTCTTTACGGATATATTCTAGGCGATAAAGAATTTCTGCCATTCGCATGGCTACAGTAGTTTTACCCATGCCTGGATTGCCTAAAAATGTCATGTGTAAACTAGGCGCACCAGCTGTTAAACCCAGACTTTTACGGATACGGTCAACCAACAACAAAGCGGCCATTTCCTTGATCTTGTTCTTGACCGACTTTAAACCGACTAACTCCTGGTCTAACTTATCCAGAATGTCTTGGACTTGAGATTCTTGAAAAGCCGCCTCTAAATCAATTTCGCTATCTTGAGTAACGGTAGTAACTGCTGCTGTTTCCAAAACTTGTTCACTCATGACCTATCACCTCTAGCAATGATTTTGATGATAGCGTTGACTCAGGAAATATAAAAGAACATAATACTAATGTGTCTTATATATTTTTCTTTATTATCAATTTCTGAGTTTAGTCATAGAGAAAACATTATCTCCTTAACCTCACATCCAATATAAAGACAGTCTGAGGGCTGGTTATTGGTCATTGGTAGTAGGTAATTGGTAAAATTTTACCCAGTCACTAATCCCCGTCCTTATAAGTAGGAAAATTATCAGGGTTTGACCCATACCTCAGCTTGACATCTAATTTAGGTTTTTCTCAACATGATGATTAAATTGATACAACGGTTTTTTGCATTGCTACTTGTTGTTAGCTGTACTTTCTTGTCTCCAGGACTTACGGTAGCTTCAGCTAATAATTTTTTTAGTTCTCCTCAAATAATTTTCACCTCAGTTGTCGAAGATATTAGCAACACTATTGCATTTTCTATTGATGATTTGACTCCTCAGGAACGCCAACAACTTCAAGCTGTACGTCAGCGGAGAAATAAGGAAATTTTTACAGCTTTAAATTCTGAACAACGGATACAACTTACTCACAATTTGCATACAGGTAGTGACCTTAATCAAGCTTTAGAAGCATTAGCTTTAAGTTCAGAACAACGGGATTTAATTAATGCTGTTATTGAATTTACTAATTTGAAATTGAAGGGGATTTTTGCTCATCATGATTTACTTGATAGCCATCAATAAAGCTTAGGAATTGGAAATAATAATTTATGCCAGTTGTGGGATTTTTTTGTATTTCTGCAACTGACAATAAGAATAGCAAGATTATTTTTCATAAGTGGTGATTTAGTAATTATGATTAACCAAAAATCAACTGACAATCAACAGAGATTAGAGAAATTTTTACACCATTTAGAAGCAGCCCGTCAATTACAGGATGACATCATGAAATATGGTCTGGATGCAGCTTATTTATATTGTGATGATGTTGATTTTGATGGTGATTGGTTGGAAACTTGGGGAGATGATAATGATCAGATTTCTATAGAGTCAGAAAAGACTATATAGAGAAGTAGAATATTGCTTTTTTAAATTTTTTTACTTGAAAAAACTATTAAATACTAGTAATCTATATAAAATCAACTCAATTTTTTAGGTGTAAATTTTTTGCAGCCACAAGAGATTAAGGAAATACTCAAGTCACTCATTGAGGAAGCATCGACCGTAGACCGCAACTTAGAAAAAAGGTTAAAACAGATCAATCGCTGGGTTAAAGATATCAAATCAGGTTCTTTGACTGCGAAGAAGTTTGTCCTCTTCTTTCTCAGACAGATAGTTAGGGATACTCGCACTTACCTTGACATCAAAAGTCTAGCTACTGAAGACGAGCAACAACAGTATTATCAGAGAATGAACCCCGCTGAAAGATATTGGTATAGTTATCTGTTTCCCAAATGGCTGGAAGAAGTTGACCCCAATTTGGAAAAGTGGAAACAAAAATTAATGTCTGGAGAATTTGATCAGCCAGAATTTCCCTTTGCACATCCTCGCTACTGGGCTGCTTTCATTTGTCAGGGGTTAAGATAAAACCCTCTTCTTCCCTTCTTCCTTCGCGTCCTTCGTTTCTTCGCGGTTCATTAATAAAAATTTAAGGGTATATCAGGAAAAACCCAACACACCCTTATGATAAATGAATTTATGAGGGCGGGGAAACCCCGCCCCTACGCAGCAACTTCAGCCAATTCAATCACACGCCCTTCGTAATCTTTCACCAAAAAATTCAAAGGCTTTTGATTGCGAATCTTAAACTTCAAACCTCGTGTTTCCACCCGCATTAAAATTAATTCCAGACATTCACGGTCAAAACAAACGTGACGCTGTTGATTTTTAATACCAATACTTGCACCAGTAATAATGTGCAGTTGAGTATTTTTCTTTAATTGATACCACAAACCATCATTGGCATTACTCATCGCTTTATTTGACCAACTGGGGCTGGTAGACATATACAACGGGTCTATCCCTGTCGCACCAATGGTTTGTTCGTAATTGTAGTAATAGTGCAAAGGTACTTCCGCCGCTGGCAAATCAAGTAACCCTTCATACAACTGTCGCGCAATTTCCAAATCCGACACCATGACAGTATGTACCTTGGGGGCGCTAGTGAGAAACATCCACATAGCCCCAGCATAAGCCGCCAACAGCATAATCATAATGCCTTGGGTAGAGAACAGGCTATCCAAGGGCAAGGACGGTAAAAACGAGCCTAGAGTAAAATGACTAACCAGGAAAGGTATCAAACTAGCTGCTATAACCATGAACAAACGAATATTATATGAGGGAGCCGCTTTTAGTATTGTCGATTAAGACTAACATTAAGTTCTTGTTTTTAGTTTATCTCATAGTCTGAGGCAGGGAACAGGGAGATGGGGTGACGCGGTGACGCGGTGACAATTAAGAATAATTTAATTACCTTTTCCCCAATCACCAATTCCCAATCACCAGTTACCCATTACCCTGTATATTTTAACCACTACTATTTAAAGGCTTGTGCAAATTCCTCACTTTCC contains the following coding sequences:
- a CDS encoding DUF1815 family protein — its product is MFLRLAHQHRQFVQDLVMNLQALAIVLERSGYLASCYTCGDQMNSASFMVSLGDSHLIRFLVSDYGITWTEMRDDRELMKLEGAEAIHQLQELANLVKQSMQTSLGSKTLVKKS
- a CDS encoding DUF2839 domain-containing protein, yielding MGEAKRRKTTLGEQYGQDTPILPWVPITKSQAELFVNLTTRGAWIGIGLMVVAWITIRFIGPAFGWWQIVD
- a CDS encoding helicase C-terminal domain-containing protein → MIEAEVHLSLHNFLRSQAGFPSWPHHLTMARLVARALRLGRSALIQVGAVCGYQGRYRTSFVASALMWHGPVIIVATETVQQRLLLLEIPRLQQWLPANKPIRSGDAWPSPEFQGLLLTSPEAWLKGQFANQNPFPPNIPTIIDGVDDLEDWVRHQLTKEIQSHDWDQLMLACPQQAEIIREARVQLTHELFQHPTNPYDCYLISQTEIEILQRLYSSLDSITDLPKTWQEFWQTFQNFTDDFLAISSGSPPLFWATITRRQGLFSLHYAPIELGKILSPIWQRQPVVLVGGALESETEAPLFRQRLGLDDVTCLKFSSDNHGEAIQLYVPYKLPLPNTPEFQAAFIHKVRTLLCLSATSLGLTVVLVGDVPLKSRVGAILASEFGSRVQVEKTCLDENGILVTGWEYWREHQTVLPAPRLLMIATLPLPSLENPLVAGRVAHYKRSHQDWFRLYLLPTALNELQRAIAPVRENQGIVALLDSRVVYRSYGAQILASLSPLARLNYLDPSLFSQTNEQDSA
- a CDS encoding M48 family metallopeptidase; the protein is MPTYKGISSEAFKHPLDRQAEQALRSLPGFDLIARKFVEFVYERPQLIYLMGNNIQVGPRQYSTIYQMFRECVRDLDIYPEPALFISHNPQANSYALGQENPYIVLNTGILDLLNEAEIRTVLAHELGHIKCGHTILIQMAMWAMSAASIIGELTFGLGNFVSQGLIYAFFEWRRKAELSADRAALLVMDDLDPVMSSMMKISGGSNKYANECSLQEFIQQSEKYQALDDDGLNQVYKFLMYNGAQGMMLSHPFPVERVHYLRTWAVSEEYQQIKRGNYQQTPADGAVNVKVETTENEADKLREQIEKLQQEIDKMKKSD
- a CDS encoding AAA family ATPase, which codes for MSEQVLETAAVTTVTQDSEIDLEAAFQESQVQDILDKLDQELVGLKSVKNKIKEMAALLLVDRIRKSLGLTAGAPSLHMTFLGNPGMGKTTVAMRMAEILYRLEYIRKEHVMLVTRDDLVGQGIGQTAPKTREVLNNAMGGVLLVDEAYTLYRPDHPGDFGLEAIEILMQVMENQRDDLVVILAGYKTQMEHFFHSNPGMNSRIGIHIEFNDYSVDNLMIIAQSIVKSQNYCFSPEAETAFREYLIKRKTMPHFANARSVRNAIDRARLRQANRLLSSGKKLNKQDLITIEAVDILASRVFREGVPDCEPES